From a single Oreochromis niloticus isolate F11D_XX linkage group LG4, O_niloticus_UMD_NMBU, whole genome shotgun sequence genomic region:
- the arhgap44a gene encoding rho GTPase-activating protein 44 isoform X3 → MKKQFNRMRQLANQTVGRAEKTEVLSEDLLQVEKRLDLVKQVSHSTHKKLNACLQGQQGTDMEKRSVKSPSKKLPLTILAQCMEEGAAVLGEDSLLGKMLKLCGETEEKLAQELIQFEYQIERDVVEPLYVLAEVDIPNIQKQRKHLAKLVLDMDSARTRYQQSSKSSSHPSTLQPGAKSESLREEMEETANRMEICRDQLSADMYNFMAKEIDYANYFQTLIETQAEYHRKSLEILHSVLPQIKAHQEAWVEKPSFGKSLEEHLSISGREIAFPIEACVTMLLECGMQEEGLFRVAPSASKLKKLKASLDCGVLDVQEYSSDPHAIAGALKSYLRELPDPLMTTELYDEWIQASNIQDMDKRLQALMATCEKLPTDNLNNFRYLIKFLAKLSEYQDANKMTPGNMAIVLGPNLLWTHNEPNMTEMMTTVSLQIVGIIEPIIQHADWFFPGEIEFNLTGSYGSPIHTNHNSNYSSMPSPDMDQSDRKQQHDQSRRPLSVATDNMMLEFYKKDGMGVRVMDTSWVSRKGSSTLARKASSTPPGMQGPGSPADTLIPEQPGELAISPSATPPLGERVCSLKSKELSPVIGHKAIQVAGPTVPPSSSPQSSSQSPHSTEHSPHTLRKGSKKLAPVPPKVPYGQSGGMSDQSTGQPSPVSLSPTPPSTPSPYGLACPPGQVPPSSPGQTPLGTPHSLSSPPSLTGTLTKSRPAPKPRQRPSLPPPQPPIAPPGLTGPPVAPVPQPMEQGLLDGLSPGESMSTDIFNYEIPSINVNLDSLIDEFSGAPCRRSMAVTDPEGDGVPEEEPQSTTL, encoded by the exons ATGAAGAAGCAATTCAATCGGATGCGACAGCTCGCCAACCAAACGGTGGGAAG GGCAGAAAAAACAGAGGTGTTGAGCGAAGACCTTCTACAG GTGGAGAAACGCCTAGATCTGGTCAAGCAAGTGTCACACAGCACTCACAAAAAACTGAATGCCTGCCTGCAGGGTCAGCAGGGGACTGATATGGAGAAGAGATCTGTAAAGTCACCTTCT AAAAAATTACCGCTTACCATCCTGGCACAATGCATGGAAGAAGGGGCTGCAGTGTTGGGGGAAGACTCTCTCCTGGG AAAAATGCTGAAGCTCTGTGGGGAGACAGAGGAGAAGCTGGCCCAGGAACTCATTCAGTTTGAGTACCAGATAGAGAGAGATGTGGTGGAGCCTCTTTATGTACTTGCGGAG gTGGACATTCCTAATATCCAGAAACAGAGGAAGCACTTAGCTAAACTTGTCCTGGACATGGACTCAGCACGAACAAG ATATCAACAGTCATCCAAGTCATCCAGTCACCCCAGCACTCTGCAGCCCGGTGCCAAGTCTGAGTCCCTAAGAGAGGAGATGGAGGAGACAGCCAATCGGATGGAGATTTGCAGA gatCAGTTGTCAGCAGATATGTACAATTTCATGGCCAAAGAAATAGACTATGCAAACTACTTCCAGACG CTGATAGAAACGCAGGCAGAATATCACAGGAAGTCATTAGAGATTCTTCATAGTGTCCTACCCCAGATTAAAGCTCACCAAG AGGCGTGGGTGGAGAAGCCGTCGTTTGGCAAGTCCCTGGAGGAACACCTGAGTATAAGTGGGAGAGAGATTGCCTTCCCCATCGAAGCCTGTGTCACCATGTTGCTAGAGTGCGGCATGCAAGAGGAG GGCCTCTTTAGAGTGGCTCCATCAGCCTCCAAGCTCAAGAAGCTGAAAGCGTCTCTGGActgtggagttcttgatgtgcaGGAGTACTCCTCCGATCCACATGCCATCGCAG GGGCCCTGAAATCATACCTTCGTGAGCTCCCAGATCCACTGATGACCACTGAACTTTATGATGAATGGATTCAAGCCTCCAA CATTCAAGACATGGACAAGAGACTACAGGCGCTGATGGCAACATGTGAAAAACTCCCCACAGACAACTTAAACAATTTCAG ATATTTGATCAAATTCTTAGCCAAGCTGAGTGAGTATCAGGATGCTAACAAGATGACTCCTGGTAACATGGCTATTGTCCTTGGACCAAACTTGCTCTGGACACACAATGAACC GAACATGACAGAGATGATGACGACCGTGTCCCTACAGATTGTTGGCATCATCGAACCCATCATCCAGCATGCTGACTGGTTCTTCCCTGGAG AGATTGAGTTCAACTTGACAGGCAGCTATGGAAGCCCGATCCACACCAACCACAACTCCAACTACAGCTCTATGCCCTCACCAGACATGGACCAATCCGATCGCAAGCAGCAGCACGATCAGAGCCGACGCCCACTGAGTGTCGCCACTGACAACATGATGCTGGAGTTTTACAAGAAAGATGG TATGGGCGTCAGGGTTATGGATACCTCCTGGGTGTCTCGTAAGGGTTCATCCACCCTGGCGCGTAAGGCTTCCTCCACTCCTCCAGGAATGCAAGGCCCCGGCTCCCCTGCAGACACACTCATCCCCGAGCAGCCCGGAGAGCTTGCCATCTCTCCGTCTGCCACACCTCCACTTGGAGAAAGGGTTTG TTCATTGAAGAGTAAAGAGCTTTCCCCTGTAATTGGACACAAAGCCATCCAGGTCGCAGGTCCGACAGTACCCCCAAGCAGTAGTCCTCAAAGCAGCAGCCAGTCTCCCCACTCCACAGAGCACAGTCCACACACCCTGCGCAAAG GCTCCAAGAAGTTGGCTCCCGTGCCTCCTAAGGTCCCATACGGCCAGTCTGGAGGGATGTCTGACCAGTCCACAGGTCAGCCGTCACCAGTCAGCCTGTCCCCTACACCTCCTAGCACCCCTTCCCCTTATGGACTGGCATGTCCTCCAGGTCAAGTACCACCGTCCTCCCCTGGGCAGACCCCACTGGGTACACCCCACTCTCTTTCGTCCCCGCCTTCCCTGACGGGGACACTCACCAAGTCGCGGCCTGCCCCTAAGCCCAGGCAGAGACCCAGCCTGCCCCCTCCTCAGCCACCTATAGCCCCTCCGGGGCTAACTGGCCCACCTGTGGCCCCAGTTCCTCAGCCCATGGAGCAGGGCCTCCTGGATGGACTGTCTCCTGGGGAGAGCATGTCTACAG ATATCTTCAATTATGAAATCCCCTCCATCAATGTCAATCTGGACAGCCTCATCGATGAGTTCAGCGGTGCCCCCTGCAGGAGGTCCATGGCAGTGACAGATCCAGAGGGGGATGGTGTGCCTGAGGAGGAGCCCCAGAGCACCACTCTATGA
- the arhgap44a gene encoding rho GTPase-activating protein 44 isoform X6, translating to MKKQFNRMRQLANQTVGRAEKTEVLSEDLLQVEKRLDLVKQVSHSTHKKLNACLQGQQGTDMEKRSVKSPSKKLPLTILAQCMEEGAAVLGEDSLLGKMLKLCGETEEKLAQELIQFEYQIERDVVEPLYVLAEVDIPNIQKQRKHLAKLVLDMDSARTRYQQSSKSSSHPSTLQPGAKSESLREEMEETANRMEICRDQLSADMYNFMAKEIDYANYFQTLIETQAEYHRKSLEILHSVLPQIKAHQEAWVEKPSFGKSLEEHLSISGREIAFPIEACVTMLLECGMQEEGLFRVAPSASKLKKLKASLDCGVLDVQEYSSDPHAIAGALKSYLRELPDPLMTTELYDEWIQASNIQDMDKRLQALMATCEKLPTDNLNNFRYLIKFLAKLSEYQDANKMTPGNMAIVLGPNLLWTHNEPNMTEMMTTVSLQIVGIIEPIIQHADWFFPGEIEFNLTGSYGSPIHTNHNSNYSSMPSPDMDQSDRKQQHDQSRRPLSVATDNMMLEFYKKDGYDASIRKIQSMGVRVMDTSWVSRKGSSTLARKASSTPPGMQGPGSPADTLIPEQPGELAISPSATPPLGERVCSLKSKELSPVIGHKAIQVAGPTVPPSSSPQSSSQSPHSTEHSPHTLRKGSKKLAPVPPKVPYGQSGGMSDQSTDIFNYEIPSINVNLDSLIDEFSGAPCRRSMAVTDPEGDGVPEEEPQSTTL from the exons ATGAAGAAGCAATTCAATCGGATGCGACAGCTCGCCAACCAAACGGTGGGAAG GGCAGAAAAAACAGAGGTGTTGAGCGAAGACCTTCTACAG GTGGAGAAACGCCTAGATCTGGTCAAGCAAGTGTCACACAGCACTCACAAAAAACTGAATGCCTGCCTGCAGGGTCAGCAGGGGACTGATATGGAGAAGAGATCTGTAAAGTCACCTTCT AAAAAATTACCGCTTACCATCCTGGCACAATGCATGGAAGAAGGGGCTGCAGTGTTGGGGGAAGACTCTCTCCTGGG AAAAATGCTGAAGCTCTGTGGGGAGACAGAGGAGAAGCTGGCCCAGGAACTCATTCAGTTTGAGTACCAGATAGAGAGAGATGTGGTGGAGCCTCTTTATGTACTTGCGGAG gTGGACATTCCTAATATCCAGAAACAGAGGAAGCACTTAGCTAAACTTGTCCTGGACATGGACTCAGCACGAACAAG ATATCAACAGTCATCCAAGTCATCCAGTCACCCCAGCACTCTGCAGCCCGGTGCCAAGTCTGAGTCCCTAAGAGAGGAGATGGAGGAGACAGCCAATCGGATGGAGATTTGCAGA gatCAGTTGTCAGCAGATATGTACAATTTCATGGCCAAAGAAATAGACTATGCAAACTACTTCCAGACG CTGATAGAAACGCAGGCAGAATATCACAGGAAGTCATTAGAGATTCTTCATAGTGTCCTACCCCAGATTAAAGCTCACCAAG AGGCGTGGGTGGAGAAGCCGTCGTTTGGCAAGTCCCTGGAGGAACACCTGAGTATAAGTGGGAGAGAGATTGCCTTCCCCATCGAAGCCTGTGTCACCATGTTGCTAGAGTGCGGCATGCAAGAGGAG GGCCTCTTTAGAGTGGCTCCATCAGCCTCCAAGCTCAAGAAGCTGAAAGCGTCTCTGGActgtggagttcttgatgtgcaGGAGTACTCCTCCGATCCACATGCCATCGCAG GGGCCCTGAAATCATACCTTCGTGAGCTCCCAGATCCACTGATGACCACTGAACTTTATGATGAATGGATTCAAGCCTCCAA CATTCAAGACATGGACAAGAGACTACAGGCGCTGATGGCAACATGTGAAAAACTCCCCACAGACAACTTAAACAATTTCAG ATATTTGATCAAATTCTTAGCCAAGCTGAGTGAGTATCAGGATGCTAACAAGATGACTCCTGGTAACATGGCTATTGTCCTTGGACCAAACTTGCTCTGGACACACAATGAACC GAACATGACAGAGATGATGACGACCGTGTCCCTACAGATTGTTGGCATCATCGAACCCATCATCCAGCATGCTGACTGGTTCTTCCCTGGAG AGATTGAGTTCAACTTGACAGGCAGCTATGGAAGCCCGATCCACACCAACCACAACTCCAACTACAGCTCTATGCCCTCACCAGACATGGACCAATCCGATCGCAAGCAGCAGCACGATCAGAGCCGACGCCCACTGAGTGTCGCCACTGACAACATGATGCTGGAGTTTTACAAGAAAGATGGGTATGATGCCAG CATTAGGAAGATACAAAG TATGGGCGTCAGGGTTATGGATACCTCCTGGGTGTCTCGTAAGGGTTCATCCACCCTGGCGCGTAAGGCTTCCTCCACTCCTCCAGGAATGCAAGGCCCCGGCTCCCCTGCAGACACACTCATCCCCGAGCAGCCCGGAGAGCTTGCCATCTCTCCGTCTGCCACACCTCCACTTGGAGAAAGGGTTTG TTCATTGAAGAGTAAAGAGCTTTCCCCTGTAATTGGACACAAAGCCATCCAGGTCGCAGGTCCGACAGTACCCCCAAGCAGTAGTCCTCAAAGCAGCAGCCAGTCTCCCCACTCCACAGAGCACAGTCCACACACCCTGCGCAAAG GCTCCAAGAAGTTGGCTCCCGTGCCTCCTAAGGTCCCATACGGCCAGTCTGGAGGGATGTCTGACCAGTCCACAG ATATCTTCAATTATGAAATCCCCTCCATCAATGTCAATCTGGACAGCCTCATCGATGAGTTCAGCGGTGCCCCCTGCAGGAGGTCCATGGCAGTGACAGATCCAGAGGGGGATGGTGTGCCTGAGGAGGAGCCCCAGAGCACCACTCTATGA
- the arhgap44a gene encoding rho GTPase-activating protein 44 isoform X1 — MKKQFNRMRQLANQTVGRAEKTEVLSEDLLQVEKRLDLVKQVSHSTHKKLNACLQGQQGTDMEKRSVKSPSKKLPLTILAQCMEEGAAVLGEDSLLGKMLKLCGETEEKLAQELIQFEYQIERDVVEPLYVLAEVDIPNIQKQRKHLAKLVLDMDSARTRYQQSSKSSSHPSTLQPGAKSESLREEMEETANRMEICRDQLSADMYNFMAKEIDYANYFQTLIETQAEYHRKSLEILHSVLPQIKAHQEAWVEKPSFGKSLEEHLSISGREIAFPIEACVTMLLECGMQEEGLFRVAPSASKLKKLKASLDCGVLDVQEYSSDPHAIAGALKSYLRELPDPLMTTELYDEWIQASNIQDMDKRLQALMATCEKLPTDNLNNFRYLIKFLAKLSEYQDANKMTPGNMAIVLGPNLLWTHNEPNMTEMMTTVSLQIVGIIEPIIQHADWFFPGEIEFNLTGSYGSPIHTNHNSNYSSMPSPDMDQSDRKQQHDQSRRPLSVATDNMMLEFYKKDGYDASIRKIQSMGVRVMDTSWVSRKGSSTLARKASSTPPGMQGPGSPADTLIPEQPGELAISPSATPPLGERVCSLKSKELSPVIGHKAIQVAGPTVPPSSSPQSSSQSPHSTEHSPHTLRKGSKKLAPVPPKVPYGQSGGMSDQSTGQPSPVSLSPTPPSTPSPYGLACPPGQVPPSSPGQTPLGTPHSLSSPPSLTGTLTKSRPAPKPRQRPSLPPPQPPIAPPGLTGPPVAPVPQPMEQGLLDGLSPGESMSTDIFNYEIPSINVNLDSLIDEFSGAPCRRSMAVTDPEGDGVPEEEPQSTTL; from the exons ATGAAGAAGCAATTCAATCGGATGCGACAGCTCGCCAACCAAACGGTGGGAAG GGCAGAAAAAACAGAGGTGTTGAGCGAAGACCTTCTACAG GTGGAGAAACGCCTAGATCTGGTCAAGCAAGTGTCACACAGCACTCACAAAAAACTGAATGCCTGCCTGCAGGGTCAGCAGGGGACTGATATGGAGAAGAGATCTGTAAAGTCACCTTCT AAAAAATTACCGCTTACCATCCTGGCACAATGCATGGAAGAAGGGGCTGCAGTGTTGGGGGAAGACTCTCTCCTGGG AAAAATGCTGAAGCTCTGTGGGGAGACAGAGGAGAAGCTGGCCCAGGAACTCATTCAGTTTGAGTACCAGATAGAGAGAGATGTGGTGGAGCCTCTTTATGTACTTGCGGAG gTGGACATTCCTAATATCCAGAAACAGAGGAAGCACTTAGCTAAACTTGTCCTGGACATGGACTCAGCACGAACAAG ATATCAACAGTCATCCAAGTCATCCAGTCACCCCAGCACTCTGCAGCCCGGTGCCAAGTCTGAGTCCCTAAGAGAGGAGATGGAGGAGACAGCCAATCGGATGGAGATTTGCAGA gatCAGTTGTCAGCAGATATGTACAATTTCATGGCCAAAGAAATAGACTATGCAAACTACTTCCAGACG CTGATAGAAACGCAGGCAGAATATCACAGGAAGTCATTAGAGATTCTTCATAGTGTCCTACCCCAGATTAAAGCTCACCAAG AGGCGTGGGTGGAGAAGCCGTCGTTTGGCAAGTCCCTGGAGGAACACCTGAGTATAAGTGGGAGAGAGATTGCCTTCCCCATCGAAGCCTGTGTCACCATGTTGCTAGAGTGCGGCATGCAAGAGGAG GGCCTCTTTAGAGTGGCTCCATCAGCCTCCAAGCTCAAGAAGCTGAAAGCGTCTCTGGActgtggagttcttgatgtgcaGGAGTACTCCTCCGATCCACATGCCATCGCAG GGGCCCTGAAATCATACCTTCGTGAGCTCCCAGATCCACTGATGACCACTGAACTTTATGATGAATGGATTCAAGCCTCCAA CATTCAAGACATGGACAAGAGACTACAGGCGCTGATGGCAACATGTGAAAAACTCCCCACAGACAACTTAAACAATTTCAG ATATTTGATCAAATTCTTAGCCAAGCTGAGTGAGTATCAGGATGCTAACAAGATGACTCCTGGTAACATGGCTATTGTCCTTGGACCAAACTTGCTCTGGACACACAATGAACC GAACATGACAGAGATGATGACGACCGTGTCCCTACAGATTGTTGGCATCATCGAACCCATCATCCAGCATGCTGACTGGTTCTTCCCTGGAG AGATTGAGTTCAACTTGACAGGCAGCTATGGAAGCCCGATCCACACCAACCACAACTCCAACTACAGCTCTATGCCCTCACCAGACATGGACCAATCCGATCGCAAGCAGCAGCACGATCAGAGCCGACGCCCACTGAGTGTCGCCACTGACAACATGATGCTGGAGTTTTACAAGAAAGATGGGTATGATGCCAG CATTAGGAAGATACAAAG TATGGGCGTCAGGGTTATGGATACCTCCTGGGTGTCTCGTAAGGGTTCATCCACCCTGGCGCGTAAGGCTTCCTCCACTCCTCCAGGAATGCAAGGCCCCGGCTCCCCTGCAGACACACTCATCCCCGAGCAGCCCGGAGAGCTTGCCATCTCTCCGTCTGCCACACCTCCACTTGGAGAAAGGGTTTG TTCATTGAAGAGTAAAGAGCTTTCCCCTGTAATTGGACACAAAGCCATCCAGGTCGCAGGTCCGACAGTACCCCCAAGCAGTAGTCCTCAAAGCAGCAGCCAGTCTCCCCACTCCACAGAGCACAGTCCACACACCCTGCGCAAAG GCTCCAAGAAGTTGGCTCCCGTGCCTCCTAAGGTCCCATACGGCCAGTCTGGAGGGATGTCTGACCAGTCCACAGGTCAGCCGTCACCAGTCAGCCTGTCCCCTACACCTCCTAGCACCCCTTCCCCTTATGGACTGGCATGTCCTCCAGGTCAAGTACCACCGTCCTCCCCTGGGCAGACCCCACTGGGTACACCCCACTCTCTTTCGTCCCCGCCTTCCCTGACGGGGACACTCACCAAGTCGCGGCCTGCCCCTAAGCCCAGGCAGAGACCCAGCCTGCCCCCTCCTCAGCCACCTATAGCCCCTCCGGGGCTAACTGGCCCACCTGTGGCCCCAGTTCCTCAGCCCATGGAGCAGGGCCTCCTGGATGGACTGTCTCCTGGGGAGAGCATGTCTACAG ATATCTTCAATTATGAAATCCCCTCCATCAATGTCAATCTGGACAGCCTCATCGATGAGTTCAGCGGTGCCCCCTGCAGGAGGTCCATGGCAGTGACAGATCCAGAGGGGGATGGTGTGCCTGAGGAGGAGCCCCAGAGCACCACTCTATGA
- the arhgap44a gene encoding rho GTPase-activating protein 44 isoform X4: protein MKKQFNRMRQLANQTVGRAEKTEVLSEDLLQVEKRLDLVKQVSHSTHKKLNACLQGQQGTDMEKRSVKSPSKKLPLTILAQCMEEGAAVLGEDSLLGKMLKLCGETEEKLAQELIQFEYQIERDVVEPLYVLAEVDIPNIQKQRKHLAKLVLDMDSARTRYQQSSKSSSHPSTLQPGAKSESLREEMEETANRMEICRDQLSADMYNFMAKEIDYANYFQTLIETQAEYHRKSLEILHSVLPQIKAHQEAWVEKPSFGKSLEEHLSISGREIAFPIEACVTMLLECGMQEEGLFRVAPSASKLKKLKASLDCGVLDVQEYSSDPHAIAGALKSYLRELPDPLMTTELYDEWIQASNIQDMDKRLQALMATCEKLPTDNLNNFRYLIKFLAKLSEYQDANKMTPGNMAIVLGPNLLWTHNEPNMTEMMTTVSLQIVGIIEPIIQHADWFFPGEIEFNLTGSYGSPIHTNHNSNYSSMPSPDMDQSDRKQQHDQSRRPLSVATDNMMLEFYKKDGYDASIRKIQSMGVRVMDTSWVSRKGSSTLARKASSTPPGMQGPGSPADTLIPEQPGELAISPSATPPLGERVCSLKSKELSPVIGHKAIQVAGPTVPPSSSPQSSSQSPHSTEHSPHTLRKGSKKLAPVPPKVPYGQSGGMSDQSTGQPSPVSLSPTPPSTPSPYGLACPPGQVPPSSPGQTPLGTPHSLSSPPSLTGTLTKSRPAPKPRQRPSLPPPQPPIAPPGLTGPPVAPVPQPMEQGLLDGLSPGESMSTAV from the exons ATGAAGAAGCAATTCAATCGGATGCGACAGCTCGCCAACCAAACGGTGGGAAG GGCAGAAAAAACAGAGGTGTTGAGCGAAGACCTTCTACAG GTGGAGAAACGCCTAGATCTGGTCAAGCAAGTGTCACACAGCACTCACAAAAAACTGAATGCCTGCCTGCAGGGTCAGCAGGGGACTGATATGGAGAAGAGATCTGTAAAGTCACCTTCT AAAAAATTACCGCTTACCATCCTGGCACAATGCATGGAAGAAGGGGCTGCAGTGTTGGGGGAAGACTCTCTCCTGGG AAAAATGCTGAAGCTCTGTGGGGAGACAGAGGAGAAGCTGGCCCAGGAACTCATTCAGTTTGAGTACCAGATAGAGAGAGATGTGGTGGAGCCTCTTTATGTACTTGCGGAG gTGGACATTCCTAATATCCAGAAACAGAGGAAGCACTTAGCTAAACTTGTCCTGGACATGGACTCAGCACGAACAAG ATATCAACAGTCATCCAAGTCATCCAGTCACCCCAGCACTCTGCAGCCCGGTGCCAAGTCTGAGTCCCTAAGAGAGGAGATGGAGGAGACAGCCAATCGGATGGAGATTTGCAGA gatCAGTTGTCAGCAGATATGTACAATTTCATGGCCAAAGAAATAGACTATGCAAACTACTTCCAGACG CTGATAGAAACGCAGGCAGAATATCACAGGAAGTCATTAGAGATTCTTCATAGTGTCCTACCCCAGATTAAAGCTCACCAAG AGGCGTGGGTGGAGAAGCCGTCGTTTGGCAAGTCCCTGGAGGAACACCTGAGTATAAGTGGGAGAGAGATTGCCTTCCCCATCGAAGCCTGTGTCACCATGTTGCTAGAGTGCGGCATGCAAGAGGAG GGCCTCTTTAGAGTGGCTCCATCAGCCTCCAAGCTCAAGAAGCTGAAAGCGTCTCTGGActgtggagttcttgatgtgcaGGAGTACTCCTCCGATCCACATGCCATCGCAG GGGCCCTGAAATCATACCTTCGTGAGCTCCCAGATCCACTGATGACCACTGAACTTTATGATGAATGGATTCAAGCCTCCAA CATTCAAGACATGGACAAGAGACTACAGGCGCTGATGGCAACATGTGAAAAACTCCCCACAGACAACTTAAACAATTTCAG ATATTTGATCAAATTCTTAGCCAAGCTGAGTGAGTATCAGGATGCTAACAAGATGACTCCTGGTAACATGGCTATTGTCCTTGGACCAAACTTGCTCTGGACACACAATGAACC GAACATGACAGAGATGATGACGACCGTGTCCCTACAGATTGTTGGCATCATCGAACCCATCATCCAGCATGCTGACTGGTTCTTCCCTGGAG AGATTGAGTTCAACTTGACAGGCAGCTATGGAAGCCCGATCCACACCAACCACAACTCCAACTACAGCTCTATGCCCTCACCAGACATGGACCAATCCGATCGCAAGCAGCAGCACGATCAGAGCCGACGCCCACTGAGTGTCGCCACTGACAACATGATGCTGGAGTTTTACAAGAAAGATGGGTATGATGCCAG CATTAGGAAGATACAAAG TATGGGCGTCAGGGTTATGGATACCTCCTGGGTGTCTCGTAAGGGTTCATCCACCCTGGCGCGTAAGGCTTCCTCCACTCCTCCAGGAATGCAAGGCCCCGGCTCCCCTGCAGACACACTCATCCCCGAGCAGCCCGGAGAGCTTGCCATCTCTCCGTCTGCCACACCTCCACTTGGAGAAAGGGTTTG TTCATTGAAGAGTAAAGAGCTTTCCCCTGTAATTGGACACAAAGCCATCCAGGTCGCAGGTCCGACAGTACCCCCAAGCAGTAGTCCTCAAAGCAGCAGCCAGTCTCCCCACTCCACAGAGCACAGTCCACACACCCTGCGCAAAG GCTCCAAGAAGTTGGCTCCCGTGCCTCCTAAGGTCCCATACGGCCAGTCTGGAGGGATGTCTGACCAGTCCACAGGTCAGCCGTCACCAGTCAGCCTGTCCCCTACACCTCCTAGCACCCCTTCCCCTTATGGACTGGCATGTCCTCCAGGTCAAGTACCACCGTCCTCCCCTGGGCAGACCCCACTGGGTACACCCCACTCTCTTTCGTCCCCGCCTTCCCTGACGGGGACACTCACCAAGTCGCGGCCTGCCCCTAAGCCCAGGCAGAGACCCAGCCTGCCCCCTCCTCAGCCACCTATAGCCCCTCCGGGGCTAACTGGCCCACCTGTGGCCCCAGTTCCTCAGCCCATGGAGCAGGGCCTCCTGGATGGACTGTCTCCTGGGGAGAGCATGTCTACAG CTGTGTGA